From a single Candidatus Rokuibacteriota bacterium genomic region:
- a CDS encoding urease subunit beta → MIPGEYILGDGDIEANAGRRTVLLTVANTGDRPIQVGSHFHFFEANRALRFERAKAWGMRLNVPAGTAVRFEPGDEKAVTLVELAGAREVHGLNALADGRVDAARRDAAVKKAAQAGFQGA, encoded by the coding sequence ATGATCCCAGGCGAGTACATCCTCGGCGACGGCGACATCGAGGCGAATGCGGGCCGGCGCACCGTCCTACTGACGGTGGCGAACACGGGAGACCGGCCCATCCAGGTCGGCTCGCACTTTCACTTCTTCGAGGCCAACCGCGCGCTCCGCTTCGAGCGGGCGAAGGCCTGGGGCATGAGGCTCAACGTGCCCGCTGGCACCGCCGTCAGGTTCGAGCCGGGTGATGAGAAAGCGGTGACGCTCGTGGAGCTGGCCGGCGCGCGGGAGGTCCACGGTCTCAACGCGCTCGCCGACGGCAGGGTGGACGCGGCGCGCCGAGACGCCGCGGTGAAGAAGGCCGCCCAGGCCGGCTTCCAGGGGGCGTGA
- a CDS encoding urease subunit gamma, giving the protein MHLTPREQDKLLIFTAAEVARRRRGRGLKLNYPEALALITAEVLEGVRDGRSVSELMAFGITVLKRDDVMDGVPEMLEEVQVEGTFPDGTKLVTIHHPIR; this is encoded by the coding sequence ATGCACCTGACACCCCGAGAGCAGGACAAGCTGCTGATCTTCACGGCCGCCGAGGTGGCGCGCAGGCGGCGGGGGCGCGGCCTCAAGCTGAACTACCCCGAGGCGCTGGCCCTCATCACCGCCGAGGTGCTCGAAGGTGTCCGCGACGGAAGGAGCGTGTCCGAGCTCATGGCCTTCGGCATTACCGTCCTCAAGCGGGACGACGTCATGGACGGCGTGCCGGAGATGCTCGAGGAGGTGCAGGTCGAGGGTACCTTCCCCGACGGCACGAAGCTGGTCACGATCCACCATCCCATCCGATAG